In Rhinopithecus roxellana isolate Shanxi Qingling chromosome 16, ASM756505v1, whole genome shotgun sequence, a single genomic region encodes these proteins:
- the LRRC19 gene encoding leucine-rich repeat-containing protein 19 yields MKVTGITILFWPLSMVLLSDKIQSSKREVQCNFTEKNYSLIPADIKKDVTILDLSYNQITLNSTDTRVLQTYFLLTELYLIENNVTVLHNNSFDNLSSLEILNICRNSIYIIQQGAFLGLNKLKQLHLCQNKIEQLNADIFVPLRDLKLLNLQGNFISYLDVPPLFHLELITLYGNLWNCSCSLFNLQNWLNTSNVTLENENITMCSYPNSLKSYNIKTVPPKAECHSKLPSPVSEDLYSPFQPISNSTFNSSLNNLTRNSERVPLGKSWAFLIGVVVTVLTTSLLIFIAIKCPIWYNILLSYNHHRLEEHEAETYEDGFTGNPSSLSQIPETNSEETTVIFEQLHSFVVDDDGFIEDKYIDIHELREEN; encoded by the exons ATGAAAGTCACAGGCATCACAATCCTCTTTTGGCCTCTCTCCATGGTATTATTATCAGACAAAATCCAGTCTTCTAAAAGA gaaGTCCAATGtaatttcactgaaaaaaattattccttgatTCCAGCAGATATCAAGAAAGATGTCACTATACTTGATCTCAGTTATAACCAAATTACTCTTAATAGTACAGACACAAGAGTTCTACAGACATACTTTTTACTCACAGAGCTCTACTTGATTGAGAACAATGTTACTGTCTTACATAATAACAGTTTTGATAACCTCTCCAgtctagaaattttaaatatctgtagAAACTCCATCTATATAATTCAACAGGGTGCATTTTTAGGCTTAAATAAACTAAAACAGTTACATCTCtgccaaaacaaaatagaacaactGAATGCTGATATATTTGTGCCTCTAAGAGACCTAAAACTTCTGAATCTGCAAGGCAATTTTATTAGCTATTTGGATGTACCACCACTATTTCATCTGGAATTAATAACTTTATATGGAAACCTATGGAACTGCTCTTGCAGTCTATTTAATTTGCAGAACTGGTTGAACACATCAAATGTGACATTAG AAAATGAGAACATCACCATGTGTAGCTACCCCAACAGCCTGAAGAGCTACAATATTAAAACAGTACCTCCTAAGGCTGAATGCCACTCAAAACTTCCTTCACCAGTATCTGAAGATCTTTATAGTCCTTTTCAGCCCATCAGCAATTCAACATTTAATAGCTCTTTGAACAACTTAACAAGAAATTCAG AACGTGTACCTCTTGGAAAAAGCTGGGCTTTTCTCATTGGTGTTGTTGTCACTGTACTGACAACTtcacttctcatttttattgctatCAAATGCCCAATATGGTACAATATTCTGCTTAGTTATAATCATCATCGCCTGGAAGAGCATGAAGCAGAAACCTATGAAGATGGTTTTACTGGAAATCCAAGTTCTCTTTCACAGATACCAGAAACAAACTCTGAAGAAACTACAGTAATATTTGAACAATTACATTCATTTGTGGTAGACGATGATGGATTTATTGAAGACAAATATATAGATATCCATGAATTACgtgaagaaaattaa